A section of the Triticum dicoccoides isolate Atlit2015 ecotype Zavitan chromosome 7A, WEW_v2.0, whole genome shotgun sequence genome encodes:
- the LOC119332013 gene encoding peptidyl-prolyl cis-trans isomerase CYP18-1-like, translating into MSVTLHTNLGDIKVEVHCDQVPRTAENFLALCASGYYDGTVFHRNIKGFMVQGGDPTGTGKGGASIWGGKFADEFREALKHGARGTLSMANSGPNTNGSQFFITYAKQPHLNGHYTVFAKVIHGFEVLDLMEKTPTGPADRPLAEIRLNRVTVHANPLAG; encoded by the exons ATG TCGGTGACGCTGCACACGAACCTGGGGGACATCAAGGTGGAGGTGCACTGCGACCAGGTGCCGCGGACGGCGGAGAACTTCCTGGCCCTCTGCGCCAGCGGCTACTACGACGGCACCGTCTTCCACCGCAACATCAAGGGGTTCATGGTGCAGGGCGGCGACCCGACGGGGACGGGCAAGGGGGGCGCGTCCATCTGGGGCGGCAAGTTCGCGGACGAGTTCCGGGAGGCGCTCAAGCACGGCGCCCGGGGCACCCTCTCCATGGCCAACTCCGGGCCCAACACCAACGGCAGCCAGTTCTTCATCACCTACGCCAAGCAGCCCCACCTCAACGGCCACTACACCGTGTTCGCCAAGGTCATCCACGGCTTCGAGGTGCTGGACCTCATGGAGAAGACCCCCACCGGCCCAGCCGACCGCCCCCTCGCCGAGATCCGCCTCAACCGCGTCACCGTCCACGCCAACCCGCTCGCCGGGTAG